The genomic window TGAAATGAGTGAAAATCTATACAAATATATGAAGTGTACATGTCTGCAGTTTACAAAGTGCAGGGTATCGAGCACTATATGAATATCTGATGTTTTAAACATCTGGTGCCTAAACCAAttccaacaaacacaaagattaaTTTACTTATTACAACCCAGGTTTGTTTCTATGTGTGAATTATATAAAATCTCAGGTGAATTTGCAGAGATACATACTGTGTAGTCTACTTTTACttgattgtatgtttttattgtggagTAGCAGTGACCCACCTAAAATTCCATCATTTACTTAAAGGATATGGATGGTGATTTTCttggctcattaatgtgtttttagtagtttttggacatcaatggaggtctatggcacagaggaataagatataccagactttggatacacacacaatacgtCTAAGTAGGTTCAAtccattgttggtttggctttaCACATGAGACAATAAAGAAATATGGAAAATCACCAAACTTATCCTTTGACATAAGGGCTGAAAATGAAACTGGTTCCATAAAAgcaattatatattttgttcataTGCAAGTAAAAGACAACATACATTTGTAATAAATATCTTTCAAgtaatgtgaaatatttgctGCTTCACATTCCTGATCTGTACACATTCCATCATGAATATTCAATATCTGTGACcttacagtgattttttttttctttgttaaagaATGATTCCAAATAAATGTAGCTTTATTACAGTTTGAGGTTGATTAAGTATATCAAATTTATGAACTTGTGGTGAAAGACCCTCTTCAAATTAAAGTGCATTGCTACTGAATTTCAGCAGTCAcctctgtcatctgtctgtaaAGGATATGTTGGGACAGACACTGAAAAAGCAGCTCTGATGAAcagtacaaatacaaaatatactgtatgcagaGCACCACATTATGTGACCACATTAAAGTCGAGATGAAATTAAAAACGCTTTTTTACCCCTTTTAGATCATATCCCCGGTTATATTGTCCACAATATATGCCAAGAAATAcgaaaaaatcaatttctttgtatgcttatatcaaaatacaattatgttttcttcctgtaaaacaaaatatgatgtgtGCTTAtgtaggcttgaaccaaccaatttcaaccaataatatcatgacatccacccatcaatgaatcttcaacttttagcagcacagagcCGAGATTCATTATGACACGCACACTTTTtaacattcaaatcaaattcctcccaacGTTACATCCCGGCTGTCtatcctgtttcactcagaaatatgtCACAAGAAGGAAGTTAGATACTGTTGAAcgtttcatctggactttattattattattatcttctACACATGAttgcattttaaagtgtttccaCAAGTTAATAATATTCCAGTTGTTTTAAAGCttgacaaattaaatttttacaTATGGATTTCTGGTGAATAAATATCTGAAGTGCAAAATGAATTCTGGCTGTATGAAACAGTGATCTGCTTTGTGGAAATGAAACCTATTTTTCAATACGTCATCTGTACTTTTTAATGCTACATTCTAGCTTCAATTGtaaaacatttccttttaattttCCTACTGTAATCTCCTCAATGTAGCTTTACTTTTACAATGTGAGCTGAACACTACTTTCAGTACTGCATACAGATTTCACAgctgcatttttatttgtataattaCACACTGATTTGATGTGAAGTACATATTTCTGACCAATtgtcaaatgaaacaaatgtaaacaatccatcaacaaaataaaaaaaaaacatctgctttgCTGAAGAGAGCATTAAAACGTGAGAAGGATTGAGTtactttcccttttttttgttcccaTGGTTTAAAGTTACCAGCCACTGGTGGCATGGAAACCACATGAAATCTTAATATGTGGGGTATCGGATGTCAACGTGGGACAGCTGGACTGTTTTATCGCTCATTGTTTCTGCTCGGTCACAGGCAGCCTGTTAGTCAACCAGAGTCCTCCTCTGACCATGAAAAAACCTGAACAGACACAAGCAGGTGTTATTCCTTTGAACTGAagattcagtgtatgaatggcACCGTGCagcatttgtatatttataagAAATGTACTTTACCTGTACTGAAAATGGAAGCAACTGTTAGAATAAGGGACATGTAGTACAGCTCGGGTGTGGTTTTGGCCTGCAGATACACATATATATGATATTTTAATGCTTCAGTTTCTCAATAGAACTCAATTTTATTACtcattacagtctttttcttACACATGCTGCCGCTGTCAGAGTCAGGATGGCAGTACACACTCCATGTCCAAATGACATCAGTCCAAACACATGACAGGACGCCCACAAGCCCTGAGGAACTGGGTCTATCAATGTGAATATCACTGCAAAACCTATAAAGAGAgttgaacagagagagaaaaaaaactttaatgttTCAGAGGTTTGAGTCATCCTGTCTGTGCAATCTTGTGCCTTATTGATAATATGTGAAACACTTAAGTTCTGATCTGGCGAGGTTCACCTGAAGCTATGAAGGACAAGGCTATGGAGGCTGACAGGTTGTTCAGAAGAGGCTGCCTGCAGTATCTTGAGGATTTTggccttaaaaacaaaacagacaccATTTCAATGCCACATCCCCGCttacataaatgtatttttatggcTCGATCATCACCTGTGCACTAGCTACCTTCCCATGACGTAGAACTGGGGGACCAGAACAAGGGTTGCGAACACTGCGTTCACTATTTGACTGCAAATGAAACattaagaaaatatgaataataaaaaacaccTTGTAATGACAATGTTTGAATCAATAttggtgtattttttgtatcaaaacagaaatgggatttgtttttatgatatattgcaaaaacaaccaaaacagcAACTTACAATTTTAACCTCTGATGCCTTGATATCCATCTGCTGCTGTGATACGCCATGATGATAAGCGTGTAGAAAAACATGGATGTTCAGGCGGATATATGCACTGTAACACAATTCCTGGTGAATGAATGTGTCCTACTGAAGAACTGCCAACAGCTCCAAAGGTGAGCAGGAAGAAGGATTGTGTTTCACACAGCACAAGAACAGAGACCTCTGCTCCatattgtattttctaaaaGCTCAAATTCTGCACATAAATCTCAGTTTGAAGATTATGTTTTTGCCCACAGCAGGCTTCAGCAAACCCAGAGTGGTATAAATATGCAGTATGATAAATGTGTGATTTAAAGACACTTTCTACATAACAGGAACTGGACAGTTGCCTCATATTATGTGTAAAAAGTCCTGTTCCGCCCTCCAGTGCTCCTTCCACCTCCTTTGTATGTGTCCAAAATAGCTTCAGCAGGCAACATGTCACCCCTACCCTATATTGACACACAATGAAACATCCCACCCGAGAGCTTTAAATTCGTACGCTCCTGAGAGTCATGTCCAGAGATCCACACAAACATCCAAGATGCCTGTCGACTACAGCGGGACCTGGGACATCGTCAGCAATGTCaattttgagaaatacatgGTCGTGCTTGGTAAGTTCTTTGAAGAAATGATTTGCAACAATACTTGCTAGAATTTAATtcgagtgttttttttttgtaaatcttAAAGTACAGGATATGAGAAAAATCCTTGTGTACAGTCATCTGAGTAGCTGCTGTGAATATTTTAGTTTCCTTAGcgtcattaaaaacaaatggaaGTATACTTACTGTAAggtatcagtgtgtgtttcagtgacACAAAATGTTCAGGTTTGTATTTTCTGATCACAGCATGATGAGTGtggtaaaaagaaaagagtgtgGAGCAAGTTAACGTtcttatgaatgaaaaaagctGTGAAACTTTGTTCTAACAATTTACTCTCCTTTTGACGTTCAGGCATTGATTTTGCAACCCGCAAGATTGCAGCGATGTTGAAGCCCCAGAAAGTGATTAAGCAAGAAGGAGACTGTTTCACAATCAGAACACTCACTAGCTTCAAAAATTACGAATGTTCGTTCAAAATCGGGGAAGAGTACCACGAGGTGACTCAAGGAATGGACAACCGGTCATGCCAGGTGACAAGTTTTAACAAGCTGTTTGTAGTCACAAATTTAACCTGAGTAAAATGTTTCTGTGATCAACACCAGTGCCTATAAGAAGATAAAATTAAGACTTTGATACATAGTCACACTTCAGACTGTTTTCTGTGGTAGTACGGgtcatatttaaatgtttttttttattattaatttaatttaatttctgttcTCTATCAGACTGTGGTCAACTGGCAAAATGACAAGCTGGTGTGCGTtcagaaaggagagaagaagaacagaggGTGGACTCACTGGATCGAGGGAGACGAGCTCCATCTGGTACTACACTTTGTGAAATTCAGAAAtctgtatacagtattttgtggATTCAtacaatatcttattttttttacatccataTTTAAAAAGCATATGTTATTTAATGAACAAGTGCACACAAGAATCTATTGCTCCATAAAACTAATACAACCCAGTTCATTCAATGTTACTCTCGCTTTTACAGCTTGACACTAATGCACAGtggaaacatgttttctctttcCAGGAACTCACTTGTGAGGACCAAGTCTGCAAGCAAGTTTATAAAAGGACTCTGTAATTGTTCATGTCTGTTAAAACAATTTCAGACTGCAGAGAGCATTTAACAGTTATTGCATTTCCATGAAACGAGCCATAAGCCACATAATGCAGCTGTTGTACTGTATTAGGAGCGtataatttgaataaaatgtgtgtttggattcATGTACTTGGGTTATAGTAGTTTAATTTACCTCCTCCGGACCACAGGATGGTGCTGTAAAACTTTTACTCcggaaaaaaatgaaaagcactACAGAGTTGTTGGTTTGCTTGTAAATTTATGCCGCGAGTTTTCCTTCTGTGGTTGACGAATTTCAAACAAattgaaataaactgaatacGGTTTTTGTCATGTCGTGATtgtgtgaggatttttttttttttttttaccaactttGTCACTTGCTGCCGCCGTGATAATCCTGTTTGTTCAGCTGTTTGGTGAAAAGTttcaacagaagaaaaatgtcagTTGACAAAGACGAAAACCATCAGGTAGTAACAGTATTTAACGCTAacctatatttttattttatatttttaccgTTAATGTTACCGTTAATGTACCGTTAGCTTAAGTTAGCTACATGTCAGTTAGCTCTGGTTTAACGTTTGTAACTAGgcaacagcagagcagcagttatgtaaaaaaacaaacgttAAGCATCATTACAGGGATGTCTGCAGCACAACTTTATGTTTTAACTGATAAAATCGTTTGAATTTCAGAGGTTAAAGGCAGCAGTGCATTATACCGTGGGTCGACTGTGTCAGAAAATCGGAGAGGATCGCCAGAGAGAGTTCAGTCGACAAGTGATAGCGGCAATAGCTGAAACAACATTCAGACAATGTGGTGGGTGACAACAAAGCTTTATGAttaaaaccttaaaataaatatgtatatatatataatttggaTGTGTTCAGTAAAATCATTTAGTGTCATCTGTCCAATTCCAAGAGAGTCTAGGGGTTTGATAAATCTATAGACGCTCAGGTGCCAGTTCATTCATTAGGTACA from Thunnus maccoyii chromosome 3, fThuMac1.1, whole genome shotgun sequence includes these protein-coding regions:
- the LOC121894245 gene encoding uncharacterized protein LOC121894245 isoform X2, translating into MGRPKSSRYCRQPLLNNLSASIALSFIASGFAVIFTLIDPVPQGLWASCHVFGLMSFGHGVCTAILTLTAAACAKTTPELYYMSLILTVASIFSTGFFMVRGGLWLTNRLPVTEQKQ
- the LOC121894245 gene encoding uncharacterized protein LOC121894245 isoform X1, which produces MFFYTLIIMAYHSSRWISRHQRLKFQIVNAVFATLVLVPQFYVMGRPKSSRYCRQPLLNNLSASIALSFIASGFAVIFTLIDPVPQGLWASCHVFGLMSFGHGVCTAILTLTAAACAKTTPELYYMSLILTVASIFSTGFFMVRGGLWLTNRLPVTEQKQ
- the rbp7b gene encoding retinoid-binding protein 7, which translates into the protein MPVDYSGTWDIVSNVNFEKYMVVLGIDFATRKIAAMLKPQKVIKQEGDCFTIRTLTSFKNYECSFKIGEEYHEVTQGMDNRSCQTVVNWQNDKLVCVQKGEKKNRGWTHWIEGDELHLELTCEDQVCKQVYKRTL